One genomic window of Candidatus Methanomethylicota archaeon includes the following:
- the dapA gene encoding 4-hydroxy-tetrahydrodipicolinate synthase, with product MEIKGIYVPHVTPFKHDGEIDREALKKCIEFWINSGVNGLVTLGSNGEFPYLTYEEKISVVKDVIDYVNGRVKVIVGTGAPSTYETIKFSKEILDLGGVDALIIVTPYYFPLSSNELIAHYSEVLSKVDAPILLYDVPKFTGYSMDVSVVEKLVKEYSNIIGIKDSTGNMLHISETIRTVGDKISVLSGTAEFILPTLMLGGKGAIVAVANFIPELTVKLYNDFIMKRYGEAAKIQLKINAIWNALRKFNQLSAVKACMNIRNINAGYPRRPSLPLNDNEMNYVREILSKYL from the coding sequence ATGGAGATAAAAGGGATATATGTACCACATGTCACACCATTCAAACATGATGGGGAAATAGATAGAGAAGCTCTGAAAAAATGCATAGAGTTTTGGATCAATAGTGGAGTTAACGGCCTTGTAACATTAGGTAGTAATGGGGAATTCCCATACTTAACCTATGAGGAGAAGATATCTGTAGTGAAAGATGTAATTGACTATGTTAATGGAAGAGTGAAGGTCATAGTGGGAACAGGAGCGCCGAGTACATATGAAACAATAAAATTCTCTAAAGAGATTTTAGATTTAGGGGGAGTGGATGCACTAATAATAGTTACACCCTACTACTTCCCACTATCATCAAATGAATTAATAGCCCATTATTCAGAAGTACTAAGTAAAGTGGATGCACCAATACTACTATATGATGTACCAAAATTCACTGGATATAGCATGGATGTAAGTGTAGTGGAAAAACTTGTAAAAGAGTACAGCAATATTATAGGTATAAAGGATAGTACTGGAAACATGCTTCACATATCAGAAACCATAAGAACCGTGGGGGACAAAATTAGCGTATTGTCTGGGACTGCCGAATTTATATTGCCAACATTAATGCTTGGAGGGAAAGGAGCAATAGTAGCTGTAGCGAATTTCATACCAGAACTCACAGTGAAACTCTATAATGACTTCATTATGAAAAGATATGGAGAAGCTGCAAAAATCCAATTGAAAATAAATGCCATATGGAATGCTCTTAGAAAATTCAATCAGCTTTCAGCAGTAAAAGCCTGCATGAATATAAGGAATATTAATGCAGGATATCCAAGAAGACCATCACTACCATTAAATGACAATGAAATGAACTATGTAAGAGAAATACTATCAAAGTACTTGTGA
- the nth gene encoding endonuclease III: protein MEENEQSKNIAELKERAQKILSLLKHAYPDVKGTELNFSNAWELLVATVLAAQTPDARVNEVTKVLFQRYRSIKDYAKADDRELEEILKPINFYRKKAQRIKSIAKIILEKYNGEIPKSIEELTKIPGIGRKTANMVLANALNVVEGITVDTHVMRLANRLKLTTQKDRNKIEKELMEIIPKEEWFNFSNLLIAHGKRVCSAKKPKCEICVIRELCPSAQTTSE, encoded by the coding sequence ATGGAGGAAAATGAGCAAAGTAAAAATATTGCTGAATTGAAGGAAAGAGCTCAGAAGATTTTATCATTGCTAAAGCATGCATATCCAGATGTAAAGGGGACTGAACTGAATTTTAGCAATGCATGGGAATTGTTAGTTGCAACAGTATTAGCCGCACAAACACCAGATGCTAGAGTAAATGAAGTAACAAAAGTATTATTTCAAAGATATAGGTCAATAAAAGATTACGCTAAAGCTGATGATAGAGAACTTGAAGAAATATTGAAACCAATAAACTTTTACCGTAAGAAAGCACAAAGGATAAAGTCAATAGCTAAAATAATATTGGAGAAGTATAATGGAGAGATCCCGAAGTCAATAGAAGAGTTAACAAAGATACCAGGCATTGGTAGGAAAACAGCAAATATGGTATTGGCAAATGCATTAAATGTGGTTGAAGGAATAACTGTAGATACGCATGTAATGAGACTTGCCAATAGACTCAAATTAACCACGCAAAAGGATAGAAACAAAATAGAAAAAGAACTCATGGAGATAATACCGAAAGAGGAATGGTTCAATTTCTCAAACCTGTTAATAGCACATGGCAAGAGAGTGTGCAGTGCTAAAAAACCAAAATGTGAAATATGCGTTATAAGAGAATTATGTCCATCAGCTCAAACAACAAGTGAATGA
- a CDS encoding TRAM domain-containing protein, which yields MGKKSSKRKSSKKKKVYLFSRVNEGDVYTVVIEDYSDKGEGIARVKDTAIFIPGAKIGEIVKVKITSVKFKKARGDIISRIGVVQ from the coding sequence ATGGGCAAGAAGAGTTCTAAACGTAAATCTAGCAAAAAGAAAAAGGTATACCTCTTCAGTAGGGTTAATGAAGGAGACGTATACACAGTTGTAATTGAGGATTATTCAGATAAAGGTGAGGGTATAGCAAGAGTTAAAGATACAGCTATATTTATTCCAGGAGCAAAAATTGGAGAGATAGTCAAAGTAAAGATTACTTCAGTGAAATTCAAAAAAGCGAGGGGAGATATAATATCAAGGATAGGCGTAGTCCAATAA
- a CDS encoding 50S ribosomal protein L2 produces the protein MGKRILVQRKGRGGSNFRSPKWIKVGPARYNTPSKIEYTSKINGVVEDLLHDPGRGCPLALIKFEDGSRELIVAPEGIYVGKNVAKGVLAEVDVGNILPVGNIPEGTNICNVELRPGDGGKIARRSGAYAIVVAHSSGETVIKLPSGKLKTIDSRCRATIGIVAAGGRIEKPFLKAGNKYHLIKRKAVKWPIVRGKAMVAASHPHGGGSHPKGGTPVPRTAPPGQKVGIIAPRRTGRKKGAPRRVR, from the coding sequence ATGGGGAAAAGAATTCTTGTACAGCGTAAAGGTAGAGGCGGGTCAAATTTCAGATCTCCAAAATGGATTAAAGTTGGTCCTGCAAGATATAACACTCCAAGTAAAATTGAATACACATCAAAAATAAATGGAGTTGTAGAGGATCTTTTACATGATCCAGGTAGAGGTTGTCCATTGGCATTAATAAAATTCGAGGATGGTAGTAGGGAGTTGATAGTAGCCCCTGAAGGTATATATGTGGGTAAAAATGTAGCTAAAGGTGTACTTGCAGAAGTAGATGTTGGAAACATACTTCCGGTGGGTAATATTCCTGAGGGAACAAATATTTGCAATGTTGAACTGAGACCTGGAGATGGTGGTAAAATAGCACGTAGATCTGGTGCATACGCAATTGTTGTTGCACACTCTTCCGGTGAAACAGTTATAAAGTTACCTTCAGGTAAGCTAAAAACAATAGACTCTAGGTGTAGAGCCACTATAGGAATAGTTGCTGCGGGAGGAAGAATTGAAAAACCATTCCTAAAAGCTGGAAATAAATATCATTTAATAAAGAGAAAAGCTGTTAAATGGCCTATTGTTAGAGGTAAGGCGATGGTAGCTGCAAGTCATCCACATGGTGGGGGATCCCATCCAAAAGGTGGAACGCCAGTTCCTAGAACAGCTCCTCCAGGACAGAAGGTCGGTATAATCGCTCCCAGGAGAACTGGAAGGAAGAAGGGGGCTCCGAGAAGAGTACGTTAA
- a CDS encoding 50S ribosomal protein L23 — translation MDPWKIIIRPVISESALRKIETENKLTFIVDRNANKHLIKWAVEKLFNVKVDKVNTLITPKGEKKAYVKLSSEHSASDVASKMGIL, via the coding sequence ATGGATCCTTGGAAAATAATAATAAGGCCTGTGATATCCGAATCCGCATTAAGGAAGATTGAAACAGAAAATAAACTAACTTTCATTGTTGATAGGAATGCAAATAAACACTTAATTAAGTGGGCTGTAGAAAAATTATTTAATGTGAAAGTAGATAAAGTTAACACGCTTATAACGCCGAAAGGTGAGAAGAAGGCTTATGTCAAACTTAGCTCAGAACATTCAGCTTCAGATGTAGCTTCAAAGATGGGTATACTATAG
- the rpl4p gene encoding 50S ribosomal protein L4, which translates to MHMKIYDLNGSVIGEMETPWFFQIPIRKDIIRRAYISSLTARIQPQGRDPLAGKRTTAKSWGVGHGVARVPRVKGSGYPEAGVAAFATMTVGGRSAHAPTVEKRIHEKINKKERIYAILSALSATANVTFVSGRGHLVSSIPQIPLIVSNELEKVEKSKSFRDIALKLGFWADIERVKEGIRIRAGKGKLRGRRYKIGKGPLIVVSNIYPLINSVKNFPGLDVVNARDLSVVHLAPGGNPGRLTIFTQSAIDILNERFSLYKGKHLLYTNIFNYEIKSQTVGG; encoded by the coding sequence ATTCACATGAAAATATATGACTTAAATGGATCTGTGATTGGGGAAATGGAGACTCCATGGTTTTTCCAAATCCCAATTAGGAAGGATATTATCAGAAGAGCCTATATATCATCTTTAACCGCAAGAATTCAACCTCAGGGTAGAGATCCACTTGCTGGAAAACGTACGACTGCTAAAAGTTGGGGTGTAGGCCATGGGGTGGCAAGAGTTCCAAGAGTTAAAGGTTCTGGATATCCTGAAGCTGGGGTGGCTGCCTTTGCAACTATGACCGTTGGCGGTAGGAGTGCTCATGCACCAACCGTTGAAAAGCGTATTCATGAAAAAATAAATAAGAAAGAACGTATCTATGCCATTTTATCAGCATTATCTGCCACGGCAAATGTAACATTCGTATCGGGAAGAGGTCACTTAGTATCATCAATTCCTCAAATACCATTGATAGTTTCTAATGAATTGGAAAAAGTTGAAAAGAGTAAGTCATTTAGAGATATTGCACTTAAATTAGGCTTTTGGGCGGATATTGAGAGGGTTAAAGAAGGTATAAGGATTAGGGCTGGTAAGGGTAAACTTAGGGGTAGAAGATACAAGATTGGTAAAGGCCCCCTAATAGTAGTCTCAAACATTTATCCACTCATAAACTCTGTGAAGAATTTTCCTGGATTGGATGTGGTTAATGCACGTGATTTGAGCGTTGTGCATTTGGCCCCTGGAGGAAACCCTGGTAGACTAACGATTTTCACACAAAGTGCCATAGACATATTAAATGAACGCTTCTCATTGTATAAGGGTAAACATTTATTGTACACAAACATATTTAATTATGAGATTAAATCTCAAACGGTTGGAGGTTAA
- a CDS encoding 50S ribosomal protein L3, translating to MGHRKYSAPRRGSLAFAPRVRAKSIIPRVRSWPSAKGAVRIMGFAGYKVGMTHVVVVEDRPGTPMFGKEVVKAATILETPPLFVAGIRVYSKKYGTLRSLTELWSDKIPKSLERVFTLPEKIEPPSIDELYSKLNEISEVRLITCTQPNKAGIGKKKPELFEIKVDGGTLKEQLDFAFKLLGSEINVADVFKEGQYVDVISVTKGKGFQGVVKRFGVKVLGRWHKHRKGSRKVGSIGPGTPSGVMWTVPRPGQMGFHLRTEFNKRILKIGKSGEEINVKGGFCHYGLVKSNYILIEGSVPGPPKRLVKIRPAIRMPEDYQIKQPKLVYINR from the coding sequence TTGGGTCATAGAAAGTATAGTGCTCCAAGAAGAGGATCCTTAGCATTTGCACCTAGAGTTAGAGCTAAGAGTATAATCCCAAGAGTTCGATCTTGGCCTAGTGCCAAAGGTGCTGTTAGGATAATGGGATTTGCTGGCTATAAAGTTGGAATGACACATGTAGTTGTTGTTGAAGATAGACCTGGAACTCCAATGTTTGGTAAGGAAGTGGTTAAAGCTGCAACAATTTTAGAGACACCACCCCTATTCGTTGCTGGTATAAGAGTTTATTCGAAGAAGTATGGTACCTTAAGATCATTAACGGAGTTATGGTCTGATAAAATCCCCAAATCTTTAGAGAGAGTTTTCACGTTACCAGAAAAGATTGAACCTCCCTCCATTGATGAATTATACTCAAAATTGAATGAAATAAGTGAAGTTAGATTAATTACATGTACGCAACCAAATAAAGCTGGAATTGGAAAGAAGAAGCCTGAACTATTCGAGATAAAGGTGGATGGTGGAACATTGAAAGAGCAGTTGGATTTTGCCTTCAAACTACTTGGTTCGGAAATAAATGTAGCTGATGTCTTCAAGGAAGGGCAGTATGTTGATGTGATCTCAGTAACTAAGGGTAAGGGATTTCAAGGCGTGGTTAAACGATTTGGCGTAAAAGTTTTAGGGAGATGGCATAAGCATAGAAAAGGGTCGAGAAAGGTGGGATCCATAGGCCCTGGAACGCCATCAGGAGTTATGTGGACAGTTCCCAGACCTGGACAGATGGGATTTCACCTCAGGACAGAGTTCAATAAGAGGATACTTAAAATTGGGAAGAGTGGAGAGGAGATTAATGTTAAAGGTGGTTTTTGCCACTACGGTCTAGTCAAAAGCAATTACATTTTGATCGAAGGTTCAGTCCCAGGTCCTCCCAAGAGATTAGTTAAAATTAGACCTGCAATAAGAATGCCAGAAGATTATCAAATTAAGCAACCGAAATTGGTGTACATTAATAGGTGA
- a CDS encoding RNA-binding protein: MLYPEKRSKPLAVALPASLTADLPHLREKTVKAGLIARTAAIFRVDEIIIYVDKHGTEDEGELLANILRYCETPQYLRKRIYTISALFKYAGLLPPLKIPSHTVASSLDGIKDGDFRDGVVIKTYKDGSLVDIGLDKPFLVPKKLKRGERVTVKINKTKDSLKLSVVSREEVKLYWGYTVNYEHKGLVDSIKSFNADLVIATSKYGDPITKVFNDMKDAIRKSNKILILFGSPHEGLFEICKRFKVNLSDIAHFIVNTIPFQGCETVRTEEAMLATLSIINIMHYI; this comes from the coding sequence TTGCTTTATCCTGAGAAACGAAGCAAGCCTTTAGCTGTGGCTTTGCCTGCTAGTCTTACCGCTGATCTCCCCCATCTAAGGGAAAAAACCGTTAAAGCTGGGTTGATCGCTAGAACCGCGGCAATATTTCGAGTTGATGAGATAATTATATATGTGGATAAGCATGGCACTGAAGATGAGGGAGAATTATTAGCTAATATATTGAGATATTGTGAAACGCCTCAGTATCTTCGAAAACGAATATATACGATTTCCGCCCTCTTTAAATATGCTGGCCTTCTCCCTCCACTGAAAATACCTTCACATACTGTAGCTTCAAGTTTGGATGGTATAAAAGATGGAGATTTTAGAGATGGTGTTGTGATAAAGACTTACAAAGATGGGTCCTTGGTGGATATAGGTTTAGATAAACCATTTCTTGTTCCAAAGAAATTGAAAAGGGGGGAACGTGTTACCGTTAAAATAAACAAAACGAAAGATTCTTTAAAATTGTCCGTGGTGTCACGTGAAGAAGTCAAACTATATTGGGGTTACACAGTTAATTATGAGCATAAGGGGTTGGTGGATTCCATAAAAAGTTTTAATGCCGATCTTGTAATTGCCACTTCTAAGTATGGGGATCCGATCACCAAAGTTTTCAACGACATGAAAGATGCCATTCGAAAAAGCAATAAAATACTAATCTTATTTGGTTCACCCCATGAAGGTCTCTTTGAGATATGCAAACGATTTAAAGTGAATTTATCGGATATTGCGCATTTCATAGTTAATACAATTCCTTTTCAGGGATGTGAAACTGTGAGAACTGAGGAGGCTATGCTTGCCACTTTGAGTATTATCAATATTATGCATTACATTTAA
- a CDS encoding RtcB family protein, with protein MKVPGIVYADDVLLQKMKEDRTLEQCINVAKLPGIYKFSIVLPDGHEGYGFPIGGVAAFDAEEGIVSPGGVGYDINCGVRLIRSDLSYNDIKDKVAQLLDTIFIMVPSGVGSEGKIRLSTNQLDEVLMGGAKWAVENGYGWEEDVKRCEAYGALENADPSKVSSKAKARGAPQLGTLGSGNHFLEIQVVDKIYDEKVAKAFGIFHEGQITVMIHTGSRGLGHQVCSDYLVIMERASRKYNLRFPDRELVYAPAKSREAEDYFAAMACASNYAWANRQLILHWVRESFEKVLKQSAESLGMHMIYDVAHNIAKLEDHKVNGETRKVYVHRKGATRAFPAGHPELPEEYRKIGQPVIIPGSMGTASYLLLGQQKAMEISFGSTAHGAGRLLSRAQALKQFTANEITRRLASRGILIKAASRDGIIEEAPEAYKDIDRVANVSHNVGIATLVARFIPIAVAKG; from the coding sequence ATGAAGGTTCCTGGCATAGTTTACGCTGATGATGTATTGCTTCAGAAAATGAAGGAAGATAGAACGCTTGAGCAATGTATAAACGTTGCCAAACTTCCCGGGATATACAAATTTTCAATAGTTCTGCCTGATGGACATGAGGGTTATGGTTTTCCAATAGGTGGGGTTGCCGCCTTTGATGCTGAAGAAGGTATTGTGAGTCCTGGTGGCGTAGGTTATGATATCAATTGCGGCGTTAGGTTAATAAGATCAGATCTAAGCTATAACGACATTAAAGATAAGGTAGCACAGCTTCTTGATACCATTTTCATTATGGTTCCATCAGGTGTTGGTTCTGAAGGGAAGATCAGATTATCCACAAATCAGCTTGATGAAGTATTAATGGGGGGTGCTAAATGGGCTGTTGAAAACGGTTATGGCTGGGAGGAAGATGTAAAGAGGTGTGAAGCATATGGAGCTTTAGAGAATGCAGATCCAAGTAAGGTTTCAAGTAAAGCTAAAGCTAGAGGAGCTCCACAACTTGGTACTCTTGGGAGTGGAAATCACTTCTTAGAAATACAAGTTGTTGATAAGATATATGATGAGAAGGTAGCTAAGGCCTTCGGTATATTTCATGAAGGACAAATTACTGTGATGATACATACAGGTTCACGTGGACTTGGACATCAAGTTTGCTCTGATTACCTCGTCATAATGGAAAGAGCCTCTAGAAAGTATAATCTTAGATTTCCAGATAGAGAATTGGTGTATGCGCCAGCTAAAAGTAGGGAGGCTGAAGATTATTTTGCAGCCATGGCTTGTGCGTCAAATTATGCTTGGGCTAATAGACAATTAATATTGCATTGGGTGAGAGAATCGTTTGAAAAGGTTCTAAAGCAATCTGCGGAATCTTTAGGAATGCATATGATATACGATGTAGCACACAATATAGCTAAACTTGAGGATCATAAGGTAAATGGGGAGACGCGTAAAGTTTATGTGCATAGAAAGGGCGCCACTAGAGCATTTCCAGCAGGTCACCCAGAACTACCAGAAGAATACAGAAAGATTGGTCAACCAGTAATAATACCCGGATCCATGGGGACGGCATCCTATCTACTACTGGGCCAGCAAAAGGCTATGGAGATTAGTTTTGGGTCAACGGCGCATGGAGCTGGACGTTTACTCAGCCGTGCACAAGCTTTAAAGCAATTTACAGCCAATGAAATAACTAGAAGATTAGCTAGTAGGGGGATTTTAATAAAAGCAGCTAGTAGGGATGGAATTATAGAAGAGGCTCCTGAAGCATATAAAGATATCGATAGGGTTGCCAATGTATCCCACAATGTTGGAATAGCTACCCTCGTTGCCAGATTTATACCAATAGCTGTTGCAAAGGGGTGA
- a CDS encoding archease produces the protein MSEIHGDHGFVFLDHKADVYVMAFGKSLNECFEYAAKAMFEVMTDTSKIEPSIRREIHVNGFDLYSLLYSWLEELLYLFDAEGLVFSSFNVQRISKIDEENYVLDAIVFGEKFDSAKHERRTVVKAITYSQMEIYNEDNKFVAKFLLDI, from the coding sequence ATGTCAGAAATTCATGGTGATCATGGATTTGTCTTTCTTGATCATAAAGCAGATGTTTATGTAATGGCTTTCGGAAAGAGTTTAAATGAGTGCTTTGAATATGCAGCAAAAGCTATGTTTGAAGTTATGACAGATACTTCAAAGATAGAACCATCAATTAGAAGGGAAATTCATGTTAATGGTTTTGACCTTTACTCACTACTATACTCATGGCTTGAGGAATTGTTGTATCTTTTTGATGCTGAAGGATTAGTTTTCTCCTCATTTAATGTTCAGCGTATATCTAAAATTGATGAAGAAAATTATGTGTTAGATGCCATCGTATTTGGAGAAAAATTTGATTCAGCGAAACATGAAAGGAGAACTGTAGTAAAGGCAATTACGTATTCTCAAATGGAGATATACAATGAGGATAACAAGTTTGTTGCAAAGTTCCTTTTAGATATTTAG
- a CDS encoding TIGR00269 family protein has protein sequence MKCSFCDRQAVYFKRISGVAYCKNCFIKHVEDRVRWTINKGKLFDWNDNIVLAVSGGKDSVVMMKIVSKIERNFPDVKLTAITIDEGFNGYRVEGIRIAKKFSSMFGVEHLTFSFKDFYGYTLKEIIDIAEKKGSPYHPCTYCGVLRRKILNVKGREIGATKIATAHNLDDEAQTILMNILRGDIGRLIESFRIESQKYEGFIPRVKPMKYIPEKEIALYAYYSGIDLYSNECPFSKLSLRSEIRSFLNDYETRHPDVKFSIVSSFEDFVNKIMGKEDLMKIKLNRCKHCGEPTTREICRACELLEDLKIL, from the coding sequence TTGAAATGTTCATTTTGTGATAGGCAAGCGGTATATTTTAAGAGGATATCTGGCGTTGCTTACTGCAAGAATTGTTTTATAAAACATGTTGAAGATAGGGTTCGCTGGACTATAAATAAGGGGAAGCTATTTGATTGGAATGATAATATAGTCCTTGCAGTTTCCGGTGGGAAGGATAGTGTTGTTATGATGAAAATTGTTTCTAAGATTGAGAGAAACTTTCCTGATGTGAAATTAACTGCCATTACAATTGATGAGGGATTTAATGGTTATCGTGTGGAAGGAATAAGGATAGCGAAGAAATTTTCAAGCATGTTTGGGGTGGAGCATTTAACTTTTTCATTTAAAGATTTTTACGGGTACACACTTAAAGAAATAATTGATATAGCAGAGAAGAAAGGATCACCTTATCATCCATGCACTTATTGTGGTGTTTTAAGGAGGAAGATTCTGAACGTGAAAGGTAGGGAAATTGGTGCAACAAAAATAGCTACAGCCCACAATTTAGATGATGAGGCACAAACCATCTTGATGAATATATTACGTGGAGACATAGGACGGTTAATTGAGTCGTTCAGAATAGAATCACAAAAATATGAAGGGTTTATACCTCGTGTAAAGCCTATGAAATATATCCCGGAAAAGGAAATAGCTCTCTATGCATATTATAGTGGAATAGACTTATATTCCAATGAATGTCCATTCTCCAAACTCTCCCTTAGAAGTGAAATTAGATCCTTCTTGAACGATTATGAAACTAGACATCCAGACGTAAAATTTTCAATCGTCTCATCGTTTGAAGACTTTGTAAACAAAATTATGGGTAAAGAGGATTTAATGAAAATAAAACTAAATAGATGTAAGCATTGTGGTGAGCCAACAACAAGAGAAATATGTAGAGCTTGCGAGTTACTCGAAGATTTAAAGATCCTATAA
- a CDS encoding site-2 protease family protein, with the protein MFKLERYNVEIKPYLVLLWKTEKLNVFIFKVANYARRFWKVLFTIGVFLGIGEALFTLNFFISNIISYYSRMGEVQPILPLIPGITISFNSLPYFIISVVLVFFFHEFAHGIAAFTENVNIKSVGILLAMFLGGGFVELDENEMNSAKVLSKLRILASGSAANLITGIIALSIIANFSFFISPFYGPPSGVVVVEVVDGSPAQFYGVKVGDVILRINGIKINNSLSFSNILSSIPANSNVTLTTLRGDICMIGGAHPSNASKVFLGVRVFNYYPSSIPLLSSPLLPYYYYNFLNWFEVISLSAAFINMLPIPFFDGGRFFEVLFSHKALNSKKTFFMGKSVGIGELFLEILKFASLLLLFLNVSQSMFLR; encoded by the coding sequence GTGTTTAAATTGGAAAGATATAATGTTGAGATAAAACCATATCTAGTACTATTATGGAAAACTGAAAAGCTGAACGTGTTTATTTTTAAAGTAGCTAATTATGCAAGAAGATTTTGGAAGGTGCTCTTTACAATAGGTGTTTTTCTGGGTATTGGTGAAGCACTATTTACCTTAAACTTTTTCATAAGCAACATAATCTCCTACTATTCCCGAATGGGTGAAGTTCAACCCATCCTTCCACTAATTCCTGGAATAACCATCTCATTTAATTCTTTACCTTATTTTATCATTTCAGTGGTCTTGGTCTTCTTCTTTCACGAGTTTGCACATGGAATTGCAGCTTTCACCGAGAATGTGAATATTAAGAGTGTAGGTATATTGCTTGCAATGTTCTTGGGAGGAGGTTTTGTTGAACTGGATGAAAATGAAATGAATTCTGCTAAAGTTCTGTCTAAGTTGAGAATACTTGCTTCTGGTTCGGCGGCGAATTTGATAACTGGAATAATTGCACTTTCCATTATTGCAAACTTCTCCTTTTTCATATCCCCATTTTACGGCCCTCCCTCTGGTGTTGTTGTGGTTGAGGTTGTCGATGGGTCACCAGCGCAATTTTATGGAGTTAAAGTTGGGGATGTTATATTGAGGATTAATGGAATTAAAATCAATAATTCTTTATCTTTTTCGAATATACTCAGTTCTATACCAGCTAATTCGAATGTCACATTAACTACACTTCGAGGCGATATTTGTATGATTGGAGGTGCTCATCCAAGCAATGCGTCAAAAGTTTTCCTTGGCGTACGTGTTTTCAATTATTATCCTTCATCCATTCCATTGTTATCATCTCCACTTCTACCCTACTATTACTATAATTTCCTGAATTGGTTTGAGGTTATATCTTTAAGTGCTGCCTTTATAAATATGCTTCCAATACCATTCTTTGATGGAGGACGATTTTTTGAAGTTTTATTTAGTCACAAAGCGCTTAATTCAAAGAAAACATTCTTTATGGGCAAATCTGTTGGGATTGGGGAATTGTTTTTGGAAATTTTGAAATTTGCTTCATTGCTTCTACTATTCCTTAACGTTTCGCAATCAATGTTCTTGAGGTGA
- a CDS encoding nucleotidyltransferase domain-containing protein: MRRKVITKGDAKKVVYDQDHWSLFYSLRSKAREIMEALKKMGIDCVVHGSLARGDVHKDSDIDIFIPYPIPSYLVEIALDKIGAKIYGKELVQATPNHVMKAHIELSDNIIITFPLMNMRRLEREFYKFGGEVDLDDIINNRRKPGVTKSLLLIEPTEDGHIESPIIGREEYVAKILGVSIDIVKERERILMRRDEIGRTGVYFKYILSPAENFEEVFKNMLDRNPALRRRYSL, encoded by the coding sequence ATGAGGAGGAAGGTAATCACTAAAGGTGATGCAAAGAAGGTTGTATACGATCAAGATCATTGGAGCCTATTTTATAGTTTAAGAAGTAAAGCTAGAGAGATTATGGAGGCCTTGAAGAAGATGGGAATTGATTGCGTAGTGCATGGAAGTTTGGCGAGGGGTGATGTGCATAAGGATAGCGACATAGACATTTTCATACCATATCCAATACCATCATATTTGGTGGAAATAGCATTGGATAAAATAGGTGCAAAGATATATGGTAAGGAACTTGTCCAAGCCACACCTAATCATGTAATGAAAGCACATATAGAGTTAAGTGATAACATAATCATAACATTCCCATTAATGAATATGCGAAGGCTGGAAAGAGAATTTTACAAATTCGGGGGAGAGGTGGATTTAGATGATATTATAAACAATAGGAGGAAACCAGGAGTTACGAAAAGCCTCCTACTAATAGAACCAACAGAAGATGGACATATAGAATCTCCAATAATTGGGAGAGAAGAATATGTCGCGAAGATACTAGGTGTTTCCATAGATATAGTAAAGGAGAGAGAACGAATACTAATGAGGCGCGATGAAATTGGAAGAACAGGAGTCTATTTCAAATATATATTGTCACCAGCTGAAAACTTTGAAGAAGTATTTAAAAATATGTTAGATAGAAACCCAGCATTAAGAAGAAGGTACAGCCTTTAA